In one window of Oryza sativa Japonica Group chromosome 9, ASM3414082v1 DNA:
- the LOC4347374 gene encoding probable E3 ubiquitin-protein ligase XERICO — protein MGISSMPAPKDSLVLYVLYNAVVSVAALAGVVRAALVFLGLPTPPSLLLLLGGEEGGEDAAVAVSVSAAAAAAGPSLADTFRARFRPARFGHRRCGGGATADCRVCLVRFEAEAVVNRLPCGHIFHRACLETWLDYDHATCPLCRSRLLADSSSPPAAAAALART, from the coding sequence atggggatcTCCAGCATGCCGGCGCCGAAGGATAGCCTCGTGCTGTACGTGCTGTACAACGCGGTGGtgtcggtggcggcgctggCCGGCGTGGTGCGGGCGGCGCTGGTGTTCCTGGGGctccccacgccgccgtcgctgctgctgctgctcggcggcgaggaagggggGGAGGACGCGGCCGTGGCCGTGTCggtctccgcggcggcggcggcggcggggcccagCCTGGCGGACACGTTCAGGGCGAGGTTCCGACCGGCGCGGTTCGGCCAccggcgctgcggcggcggcgcgacggcggacTGCCGCGTCTGCCTGGTGCGGttcgaggcggaggcggtggtgaaCCGCCTCCCCTGCGGTCACATCTTCCACCGCGCCTGCCTCGAGACATGGCTTGACTACGACCACGCCACCTGCCCGCTCTGCCGCtcccgcctcctcgccgactcctcctcgccgccggccgccgccgccgccttggcccGGACTTAG